The Pseudoxanthomonas sp. SL93 genome segment CAGATGCCGGGGATCGTCGCGATGGTAGTCGGTGTCGACCTGCCAGTTCGCGTCGTAGTGCTCCCAGACCAGTCCTTCGGTCTGGGCCGCCTGCCGCCGCGTCATGTGGTCGGCCAGCTGCAATGCGCGCTCCAGGTAGCGGTGCTCGTGGCTGGCCTCGTAGGCAGCCAGCATGGCTTCGCACATGTGCATGTTGGCGTTCTGTCCGCGGTAGGGGCTGAACTGCCACTCGCGCGTGGCTTCGTCCCGGTACAGCCCGTACTCCGGTTCCCAGTAGCGAGTCTCCAGCAGCTCCCAGTGGGCATCCATCCAGGCCCGGCACTCTTCCGCGCCTGCGCGCAGCGCGATGGAATACGCCAGCAGGACGAAGGCGGCACCGTAGCAATGCTGCGTGGTGTCTTCCGGCACGCCGTCGCGCAGCGTCCAGAAGTAGCCGCCGCTCTGCGGGTCGAGATGCCGTTCGCGCAGGAAGGCAAGCCCGTGATGCACGGCCTCCATGTACACATCGCGCAGCACGGGATCTTCCTCTCCGAACTCGCGTGCCGCGGTGGCGTAGTTGAAGACGAATCGGGTGCTGCTGACCAGGTGGCGATGGGAGGCGTCGTAGACGCGCCCATCGTCCTTGAAATAGTGGAAGAAGCCACCCGCCGGATCGATGCAGCGCGGATGGTAGAACGCCATGGTCCTGCGGATGTGATCGCGCAGGAAGGCTTCGCTGCGGAAGTCGTCGTGCATGGGAACGGACTGCGTCATGGCGTCGGAAGGCTCCGGGGAAGGGGGGGATCGGAGGGAAGCGCATCGGCCAGCGAACGTATCCGCAGGGCGCTGCGCAGGGTATCGAGGTTTGCACCGGACGCGATCCGCAGTGACGTGCGTTCGCCCGGCAGCACTACCAGTGCATTGTCGGACAGGTCGGCGTCGACCTGGCCGAAGTCGACCCACACGGCGCGTGCCAGCGACGCGGCGGTGATATCGAGCATGTGATGGTCGCCTTCCTGCCGCAGGTGCGTGCGCAGGCCCGGATCGGGCCAGCGCATGTCCTTGGCTGCGGCGAAATGGACGACCTCGCGCGCGGCGGGTTCGCCGTCGGCGACCAGGTCGAACATCGCGACCGTCGCCGCTGGCGATGCGCCGCCCAGCAGTTCGGCATCGCTGTAGGTGGCCATGCGCGACGCCGACAGCGGTGCGATCTCGACACGCCGTGCCTCATCCCGCAGCACGCGCCCGTCCAGGGTCATGACGCGGAGGCGCAGGGTGCCGCCGCGCGGCGTGGTCCGGTCGGAGATGAGGCTGACGGTGGTTCGTCCTTCCTTGCGCAGGGCGGCCACGGTCACCGGCGCGAAGAACCGGCGCGCATGGAACTGCAGCGCCTTCCAGCGCCCGAACCAGTCGATGCCCGACCACGACGCGCCGGGCCACACATCGTTGAGCTGCCAGTACAGCGAACCCATCGTGTAGGGCCGGCTGGCGCGGTGGTGCCGTGCCGCCAGCCCGATGCCCTCGGCCTGCATCACCTGGCTGAGGTAGACGAAATCGCCGAAGTCGCGCGGTTCGCCGAATTCCATGCGCACATAATGCAGCAGACGCTCGTTGCCCTTGCCGGCCATGAACTTCTGGTGGGCCTCGATCACCGGCGCATCCACACGCTGCTCATCGCGCGCCACGAAATGATCGATCGTGCGTTGCACAGGCCACGCCTGCAGGCCGTACTCGGACATGAAGCGCGGGGTCACGTCCAGGTAGGCCGACGGCGGGCGCGCCGGATTGCCCCACACCTCCCAGTAGTGCATGTCGCCGCTGGACGGCGTGTTCGCCACCTCGGCCATGTCGTCGCTGGGCGAGCTCGGCCAGTAGGCGATCCCGCCGGCCTCTTCTTCCACGACCCTGCGCAGGTCATGGCCGAACAGCTGCGCGTAGCCGTCCCAGACCCGTTGCGCGAACACCGGATCGGCTTCCTTCAGCGCCTTGCCGTGGCCCCAGTATTTCCAGGCGATCTCTTCTTCGTTGTTGCCGCACCACAGCACGATGCTGGGATGGTTGCGCAGCCGCCGCACCTGGTCGCGGGCCTCGGCCACGACGTTGGCGCGGAACGCGGGGTCAAAGGCGGGCTGCATGCCACCCCCGAACATAAAGTCCTGCCAGACCAACAGGCCGAGTTCGTCCGCGATGTCGAAGAACGCATCGCTTTCGTAATAGCCGCCGCCCCAGTTGCGGATCATGTTCATGTTCGCGTCGACCGCCGACTGCAGCACGCGCCGCAGCTGCGCGGTGGTCACCCTGGGCTGGAACATGTCGAACGGGATCGCGTTCGCGCCCTTGGCGAAGATCGCGATGCCATTGACGGTGAAGGCAAAGCCCCTGCCCTTTTTATCCTCGTCACGGCGCAGCGCGACACTGCGCAGGCCTGTGCGTTCGCCCCGCGCATCGATCACCTGCGTGCGGTCGAGCATCTCCAGATCGAAGCGGTACAGCGGCTGTGCTCCATATCCGGCGGGAAACCAGCGCCGTGGCCTGTCGATACCGAACGCTTGCGTAACCTGGTTGATGCCGGCCGCCAGCGATACCTGTTGCGTCGCCACAAGCGCGCGGGCGCCATCGGGGTCGGTTCGCCAGAGGCGTACCGTGTAACGGCCCGCGCGCACTGCGTCGATGGCCGCGACCGCGGTGATGTCCGCGCGCTCTTCCGTGACGCGGTCCTGGCGCAACTGCACGTTGTCGATCCGTGCACGGCTCCAGCTCTGCAGATGCACCGGCTTCCAGATGCCCGCCGTGACATAGCGCGGCCCCCAGTCCCAGCCGTAGTGGTAACCCGGTTTGCGCACGAAGTTCGCGGTCATCGCGTCCTTCGGTTCGTCGCCGTAGGGCGAAGGATAGTTGCCGGCGATCCGGTGCGGCATCGCCTGCACCCGCGGCAGCAGCTTCGCGATCGGCGAGCGCAGGACCACGCGCAGTTCGTTGCTGCCCACGCGCAGCCGTTGCTGCACGGGCACGCGCCATGTCCGGAACGCATTGTCGGCGTCAAGGAGTTTCTCGCCGTTGAGGAAGACCTCGGCGAAGGTATCCAGCCCTTCGAACACCAGGTCGCTGCGGGGGGCGTCGCGTGCATCGCGGGATACGTCGAACGTCGTCCTGTATTCCCAGTCGGCCAGGCCGATCCACTGCAGCCCGGCCTCCGGGGCACCCCGGTAGGGATCAGCGATCAGGCCGTTGTCGAACAGGTCCGTGTGCACGG includes the following:
- a CDS encoding AGE family epimerase/isomerase; translation: MTQSVPMHDDFRSEAFLRDHIRRTMAFYHPRCIDPAGGFFHYFKDDGRVYDASHRHLVSSTRFVFNYATAAREFGEEDPVLRDVYMEAVHHGLAFLRERHLDPQSGGYFWTLRDGVPEDTTQHCYGAAFVLLAYSIALRAGAEECRAWMDAHWELLETRYWEPEYGLYRDEATREWQFSPYRGQNANMHMCEAMLAAYEASHEHRYLERALQLADHMTRRQAAQTEGLVWEHYDANWQVDTDYHRDDPRHLFRPWGFQPGHQTEWAKLLVILDGHLRDAGKAEDWLVPRAAELFGRSMDASWDPAFGGLFYGFAPESLRKDIAGPSLPDGRHFICDDDKYFWVQAESLACAARLARVTGEARYWAWYDRLWDYAWCHMVDHQHGAWFRILDRENRKYDDDKSPAGKTDYHTMGACHDVLAVLRRDV
- a CDS encoding glycoside hydrolase family 2 protein, producing MPRFITHKAGRIPCRGWSVRVLCILALIAASVQAMAQPVSERVLDAGWEFRQLADGTPSAGPAQARQWHRATTPGTVHTDLFDNGLIADPYRGAPEAGLQWIGLADWEYRTTFDVSRDARDAPRSDLVFEGLDTFAEVFLNGEKLLDADNAFRTWRVPVQQRLRVGSNELRVVLRSPIAKLLPRVQAMPHRIAGNYPSPYGDEPKDAMTANFVRKPGYHYGWDWGPRYVTAGIWKPVHLQSWSRARIDNVQLRQDRVTEERADITAVAAIDAVRAGRYTVRLWRTDPDGARALVATQQVSLAAGINQVTQAFGIDRPRRWFPAGYGAQPLYRFDLEMLDRTQVIDARGERTGLRSVALRRDEDKKGRGFAFTVNGIAIFAKGANAIPFDMFQPRVTTAQLRRVLQSAVDANMNMIRNWGGGYYESDAFFDIADELGLLVWQDFMFGGGMQPAFDPAFRANVVAEARDQVRRLRNHPSIVLWCGNNEEEIAWKYWGHGKALKEADPVFAQRVWDGYAQLFGHDLRRVVEEEAGGIAYWPSSPSDDMAEVANTPSSGDMHYWEVWGNPARPPSAYLDVTPRFMSEYGLQAWPVQRTIDHFVARDEQRVDAPVIEAHQKFMAGKGNERLLHYVRMEFGEPRDFGDFVYLSQVMQAEGIGLAARHHRASRPYTMGSLYWQLNDVWPGASWSGIDWFGRWKALQFHARRFFAPVTVAALRKEGRTTVSLISDRTTPRGGTLRLRVMTLDGRVLRDEARRVEIAPLSASRMATYSDAELLGGASPAATVAMFDLVADGEPAAREVVHFAAAKDMRWPDPGLRTHLRQEGDHHMLDITAASLARAVWVDFGQVDADLSDNALVVLPGERTSLRIASGANLDTLRSALRIRSLADALPSDPPLPRSLPTP